A window from Centropristis striata isolate RG_2023a ecotype Rhode Island chromosome 2, C.striata_1.0, whole genome shotgun sequence encodes these proteins:
- the sdr42e1 gene encoding short-chain dehydrogenase/reductase family 42E member 1, with translation METKRTDTFLITGGCGYVGYRLACSLHKKGANIILFDTVPPNQKVPEDMLFIQGDISEYAHVEKAVAGVDCVFHIASYGMSGREQLNRQLIEAVNVQGTQNVLKACLEHRVSRVVYTSTFNVVFGGQVIENGDESLPYLPLHLHPDHYSRTKSLAEMAVLKANGTALKDGSGVLRSCALRPAGIYGPGEQRHLPRIVGYIEKGIFRFVYGEPSSLVEFVHVDNLVSAHELAAEALTSEKHHRSAGQPYFISDGRPVNNFEFFRPLVEGLGYPFPNLRLPINLIYFVAFLTEMIHHLIGPFYNFQPLLTRTEVYKTGVTHYFSMAKAKAELNYEPQEYNLDEVVQWFRSRGHGKKLQSSFLGRLLRDILFVSAFVAVVLSFLPFVGS, from the exons ATGGAAACTAAACGTACAGACACGTTTTTGATAACTGGTGGATGTGGCTATGTTGGTTATCG CCTGGCATGCTCCCTGCATAAAAAAGGAGCCAACATCATTCTGTTTGACACAGTCCCTCCAAACCAAAAAGTGCCAGAGGATATGTTGTTTATTCAAGGAGATATATCTGAATATGCACATGTTGAGAAGGCCGTTGCTGGTGTGGACTGTGTATTCCACATCGCCTCCTACGGCATGTCTGGCAGGGAGCAGCTGAACCGGCAGTTGATTGAGGCGGTGAATGTTCAAGGCACACAGAACGTCCTGAAGGCTTGCCTTGAGCACAGAGTTTCCAGGGTGGTTTACACCAGCACCTTCAACGTGGTGTTCGGAGGCCAAGTGATAGAGAATGGAGATGAAAGCCTACCTTATCTACCTCTGCATCTTCACCCCGACCACTACTCCAGAACCAAGTCGCTGGCTGAGATGGCAGTGCTAAAAGCTAACGGTACAGCACTGAAGGACGGGTCTGGGGTGCTGAGAAGCTGTGCACTGCGTCCAGCAGGGATCTACGGGCCTGGTGAGCAAAGGCACCTGCCCAGGATAGTTGGCTACATAGAGAAGGGGATCTTCAGGTTTGTTTATGGTGAACCCAGCAGCCTGGTGGAGTTTGTCCATGTGGACAACCTGGTGTCAGCACACGAGCTCGCTGCAGAGGCTCTGACCTCAGAGAAGCATCATCGCTCTGCTGGCCAGCCCTACTTTATCTCAGATGGCAGGCCTGTCAACAATTTTGAATTCTTCAGACCCCTGGTAGAGGGCTTGGGCTATCCTTTCCCCAACCTGCGTCTGCCTATCAATCTCATCTACTTTGTTGCCTTTCTCACTGAAATGATTCACCACCTCATCGGCCCCTTCTATAACTTCCAGCCACTGCTGACACGTACAGAGGTGTACAAGACTGGCGTGACGCATTACTTCAGCATGGCAAAAGCTAAGGCGGAGCTTAATTATGAGCCCCAGGAGTACAACCTGGATGAAGTTGTACAATGGTTCAGAAGCAGAGGCCACGGGAAAAAATTGCAGAGCTCCTTCCTCGGTCGATTGCTGCGAGACATCCTGTTTGTTTCTGCCTTTGTTGCTGTggttctttcttttctcccatTTGTTGGAAGTTGA
- the LOC131992943 gene encoding arylamine N-acetyltransferase, pineal gland isozyme NAT-10-like isoform X1 → MSDSQGKINLEEYFKRIGFHGSFDKLDLATLTLIHKQHVMSVPFENLSIHCGEKIIMDLEIIYNKIVRSGRGGWCLENNFLFGWVLREMGYDTTMLGSRVFNSPSNEFYPTDTHLINKVVIDGKSYITDVSFGVSYQIWEPLELVSRRNQPQAAGVFRLIDNGEIWMLEKTGRKPEILNPDFAKSSLVDRKETNIIYGFTLVPRDPSHFFEENHTLQTDPASLFTNKSICSLQTPTGFRALVGWTYSEVTYKPEEGVDVFDMRNITDDEIEQILREKFNIKLQNKLQPANNKTCYSL, encoded by the exons ATGTCAGACTCTCAAG GCAAAATTAATTTGGAGGAGTACTTTAAAAGAATTGGTTTCCATGGCTCTTTTGATAAACTGGATCTCGCAACATTGACGCTGATCCACAAACAGCATGTCATGTCAGTTCCATTTGAAAACCTCAGCATTCACTGTGGTGAGAAGATCATCATGGACCTTGAGATCATTTATAACAAGATAGTGAGGAGCGGCCGCGGGGGCTGGTGCCTTGAGAACAACTTCCTGTTTGGCTGGGTGCTGAGAGAAATGGGCTATGACACCACAATGCTGGGCTCCAGAGTTTTCAACAGTCCCAGCAATGAGTTTTACCCAACTGACACTCATCTCATCAACAAGGTCGTCATCGATGGAAAGTCTTATATAACAGATGTCAGCTTTGGGGTGTCATACCAAATCTGGGAGCCCCTGGAGCTCGTCTCCAGAAGGAACCAACCTCAGGCTGCAGGTGTCTTTCGCCTCATAGACAACGGGGAAATCTGGATGCTGGAGAAGACTGGTAGAAAGCCAGAGATTCTCAATCCAGACTTTGCTAAATCAAGTCTGGTGGACAGGAAGGAAACAAATATCATCTACGGTTTCACCTTGGTTCCTCGTGACCCCAGTCATTTCTTTGAGGAAAACCACACACTCCAGACAGATCCTGCTTCACTGTTCACCAATAAGTCCATCTGCTCTTTGCAAACACCAACAGGGTTCAGAGCTCTGGTTGGCTGGACCTACAGTGAGGTCACCTACAAACCTGAGGAAGGTGTTGATGTCTTTGACATGAGAAACATAACAGATGATGAAATAGAGCAAATTCTGAGGGAAAAGTTCAATATAAAGCTGCAGAACAAACTGCAGCCTGCTAACAACAAAACATGCTACTCACTCTAA
- the cnep1r1 gene encoding nuclear envelope phosphatase-regulatory subunit 1 isoform X2, which yields MHPFIRLYLKAFERRLTEYVSCLQPATGRWRMILIVVSVCTATGAWNWLIDPDTQKVSFFSSLWNHPFFTISCITLIALFFAGIHKRVVAPSIIAARCRTVLAEYNMSCDDTGKLILKPRPNIQ from the exons ATGCATCCATTCATACGGTTGT ACCTGAAAGCCTTTGAGAGAAGACTGACAGAGTATGTCTCCTGTTTGCAACCTGCGACAGGCAGGTGGAGAA TGATTCTGATAGTCGTGTCTGTTTGTACGGCTACTGGGGCGTGGAACTGGTTAATAGACCCGGACACACAGAAG GTCTCTTTCTTTTCATCACTGTGGAATCATCCCTTCTTCACCATCAGCTGCATCACTCTTATAGctctcttctttgctgggatACACAAACGAGTTGTCGCACCGTCAAT TATTGCTGCCCGCTGTCGGACAGTTTTAGCAGAATACAACATGTCCTGTGATGAT ACGGGGAAACTTATTCTCAAACCACGACCGAACATTCAGTAA
- the LOC131992943 gene encoding arylamine N-acetyltransferase, pineal gland isozyme NAT-10-like isoform X2 yields MSDSQDNMNLEEYFKKIGFHGSFDKLDLATLTLIHKQHVMSVPFENLSIHCGEKIIMDLEVIYNKIVRSDRGGWCLENNFLFGWVLREMGYDTTMLGSRVFNNVLNEFYPIETHLINKVVIDGKTFIADVSYGVSSQIWEPLELVCGKKQPQAGAIFRFTDKGDIWVLEKTSRKIEILNPDDVKSSLVDRKETKPLHCFTLVPRDPSHFFEANHTLQTDPTTRFTNKSICSLQTPTGFRALVGWTYSEVTYKPEEGVDVFDMRNITDDEIEQILREKFNINLRNKLQPANNKACYTL; encoded by the exons ATGTCAGACTCTCAAG ACAACATGAATCTGGAGGAGTACTTCAAGAAAATTGGTTTCCATGGCTCTTTTGATAAACTGGATCTCGCAACATTGACGCTGATCCACAAACAGCATGTCATGTCAGTTCCATTTGAAAACCTCAGCATTCACTGTGGTGAGAAGATCATCATGGACCTAGAGGTCATTTACAACAAGATAGTGAGGAGTGACCGTGGGGGCTGGTGCCTTGAGAACAACTTCCTTTTTGGCTGGGTGCTGAGAGAAATGGGCTACGACACCACGATGCTGGGCTCCAGAGTTTTCAACAATGTCCTCAATGAGTTTTACCCCATTGAAACTCATCTCATCAACAAGGTCGTCATCGATGGAAAGACTTTTATAGCAGATGTCAGCTATGGGGTGTCTTCCCAAATTTGGGAGCCCCTGGAGCTCgtctgtggaaaaaaacaacctcaggcAGGAGCCATCTTTCGTTTCACTGACAAGGGGGACATCTGGGTGCTGGAGAAGACTAGTAGAAAGATAGAGATTCTCAATCCAGACGATGTAAAATCAAGTCTGGTGGACAGGAAGGAAACAAAGCCGCTTCACTGCTTCACCTTGGTTCCTCGTGACCCCAGTCATTTCTTCGAGGCAAACCACACACTCCAGACAGATCCTACTACACGGTTCACAAATAAGTCCATCTGCTCTTTGCAAACACCAACAGGGTTCAGAGCTCTGGTTGGCTGGACCTACAGTGAGGTCACCTACAAACCTGAGGAAGGTGTTGATGTCTTTGACATGAGAAATATAACAGATGATGAAATAGAGCAAATTCTGAGGGAAAAGTTCAATATAAATCTGCGAAACAAACTGCAGCCTGCTAACAACAAAGCATGCTACACACTCTGA
- the cnep1r1 gene encoding nuclear envelope phosphatase-regulatory subunit 1 isoform X1, with product MNSLEQAEDLKAFERRLTEYVSCLQPATGRWRMILIVVSVCTATGAWNWLIDPDTQKVSFFSSLWNHPFFTISCITLIALFFAGIHKRVVAPSIIAARCRTVLAEYNMSCDDTGKLILKPRPNIQ from the exons ATGAACTCCCTTGAACAGGCCGAAG ACCTGAAAGCCTTTGAGAGAAGACTGACAGAGTATGTCTCCTGTTTGCAACCTGCGACAGGCAGGTGGAGAA TGATTCTGATAGTCGTGTCTGTTTGTACGGCTACTGGGGCGTGGAACTGGTTAATAGACCCGGACACACAGAAG GTCTCTTTCTTTTCATCACTGTGGAATCATCCCTTCTTCACCATCAGCTGCATCACTCTTATAGctctcttctttgctgggatACACAAACGAGTTGTCGCACCGTCAAT TATTGCTGCCCGCTGTCGGACAGTTTTAGCAGAATACAACATGTCCTGTGATGAT ACGGGGAAACTTATTCTCAAACCACGACCGAACATTCAGTAA